From one Mytilus trossulus isolate FHL-02 chromosome 10, PNRI_Mtr1.1.1.hap1, whole genome shotgun sequence genomic stretch:
- the LOC134687491 gene encoding uncharacterized protein LOC134687491: MNKETNPQEISTEGAREVKKDISQIMGHGTKGEDVKMAMTFVPLGNFRRPQMRSMSCGCQRIYVQLIGFLIFVLLIAVIRMISNMRVVFVQYHMASDTDGELVLLPVEFAASRGAYCLDGSPPGYYIRYGKSPNINKWIIYLPGGAWCTSKEECYSRSFTELGSSMDAPALSAFGGILSASETDNPDFHKWNMVKFLYCDGSSYLGNRSKTVEYKSKQIYLRGFPVFVALIDHLIKHTDLSSADNVILAGTSAGGIGALINGDFLRDKLSFVESLHVLLDGGMFPDQPSYTGEHIMANLLKKTFYFHNIKESVSIKDCTSELEISEQWMCLQPDYYYKHVYTPAFFIQSLHDTWFSAHALGVQCSSKGCKASEIQTIDESRQNFHSIFKNVMLSKGDGLFVSSCPFHWVLLKSTFYENLNINGTTVADAVGQWYFHRKMTLAHLVQSESLTAMKNKCNNIH, from the exons ATGAATAAAGAAACAAACCCACAAGAAATATCAACAGAAGGAGCAAGGGAAGTAAAAAAAGACATTTCCCAAATAATGGGTCATGGGACAAAAGGAGAGGATGTAAAAATGGCTATGACATTTGTTCCTCTCGGCAATTTCCGAAGACCTCAAATGAGATCTATGTCATGTGGATGTCAGAGAATATACGTCCAGCTGATCGGCttcttgatttttgttttgttgattgCTGTAATAAGAATGATATCAAACATGCGTGTAGTATTTGTACAGTACCACATGGCTAGCGACACAGATGGTGAACTTGTATTACTTCCTGTTGAGTTTGCAGCATCACGAGGGGCCTACTGCTTAGATGGGTCTCCACCAGGATATTACATTAGATATG GTAAGAGTCCTAACATCAACAAATGGATTATATATCTCCCTGGAGGAGCTTGGTGTACATCAAAAGAAGAATGCTACAGCAG aagtTTTACTGAATTAGGTTCCAGTATGGATGCCCCAGCTCTTTCCGCATTTGGTGGCATACTGTCTGCTAGTGAAACAGACAACCCAGATTTCCATAAATGGAATATGGTCAAGTTTTTATATTGTGATGGATCGTCCTATTTAG GAAACAGAAGTAAAACAGTAGAGTATAAATCTAAGCAGATCTATCTTAGAGGATTTCCTGTGTTTGTTGCTTTGATAGACCATCTCATTAAACATACAGATCTCTCATCAGCTGATAATGTTATACTAGCAGGAACATCAG cTGGTGGAATTGGTGCTTTAATTAATGGTGACTTTTTACGAGACAAGCTGTCCTTTGTTGAATCCCTTCACGTTTTACTTGATGGTGGTATGTTTCCAGACCAGCCTAGTTATACTGGAGAACACATCATGGCTAATTTATTGAAgaagacattttattttcacaacatTAAAG AATCTGTGAGTATTAAAGATTGCACCTCAGAGTTGGAGATTTCAGAGCAGTGGATGTGTCTACAGCCTGACTACTACTATAAACATGTCTACACTCCTGCCTTCTTTATACAATCTCTTCACGACACATGGTTCTCAGCACATGCACTAGGTGTACAGTGTTCATCAAAAGGTTGTAAAGCGTCAGAAATTCAAACTATAGATGAAAGTCGACAAAATTTCCATTCCATATTTAAAAACGTGATGTTATCGAAAGGAGACGGTTTATTTGTATCGTCCTGTCCATTTCACTGGGTTTTgttaaaatctacattttatgaaaatttaaatattaatggTACTACTGTTGCAGATGCTGTTGGTCAGTGGTATTTCCATAGAAAAATGACCCTTGCTCATCTTGTTCAGAGTGAATCACTTActgcaatgaaaaataaatgtaacaatataCATTAG